From Sphingomonas hengshuiensis, one genomic window encodes:
- the dnaK gene encoding molecular chaperone DnaK — translation MAKVIGIDLGTTNSCVAVMEGGKPKVIENAEGARTTPSIVAFAKDGERLIGQPAKRQAVTNGDNTIFAVKRLIGRRFDDPVTKKDTELVPYSIVRGSNGDAWVKAGGEEYSPSQISAFILQKMKETAEAYLGESVSQAVITVPAYFNDAQRQATKDAGRIAGLEVLRIINEPTAAALAYGLEKNDGKTIAVYDLGGGTFDVSVLEIGDGVFEVKATNGDTFLGGEDFDAKLVQFLAEDFRKAEGIDLTKDKLALQRLKEAAEKAKIELSSAQTTEVNLPFITADANGPKHLVKTINRAELERLVEDLIQRTLEPCRKALADAGVKSAAIDEVVLVGGMTRMPRVRQIVKDFFGKEPHTGVNPDEVVAIGAAVQAGVLQGDVKDVLLLDVTPLSLGIETLGGVFTRMIDRNTTIPTKKSQTYSTADDNQQAVTIRVFQGEREMAADNKMLGQFDLVGIPPAPRGVPQIEVTFDIDANGIVNVSARDKGTGKEQQIRIQASGGLSDADIDQMVRDAEQFAEDDKKRRAAAEAKNNAESLIHTTERQLAENGDKVDESLKTEIQAAVDAAKAAVESGDADAMTAKSQELAQVAMKLGQAIYEKQSAAEASPGAQGAAAGGADAGAEDVVDAEFSEVDENKA, via the coding sequence ATGGCAAAAGTAATCGGTATCGATCTGGGCACGACCAACAGCTGCGTCGCAGTGATGGAAGGCGGCAAGCCCAAGGTCATCGAAAATGCGGAAGGCGCGCGCACCACGCCGTCGATCGTCGCGTTCGCCAAGGATGGCGAGCGGCTGATCGGCCAGCCGGCGAAGCGCCAGGCCGTCACCAACGGCGACAACACGATCTTCGCCGTGAAGCGCCTGATCGGGCGCCGCTTCGACGACCCCGTCACCAAGAAGGACACCGAGCTGGTGCCCTATTCGATCGTGCGCGGTTCGAACGGCGATGCGTGGGTGAAGGCAGGCGGCGAGGAATATTCGCCGAGCCAGATCAGCGCGTTCATCCTGCAGAAGATGAAGGAAACCGCCGAAGCCTATCTGGGCGAGAGCGTTTCGCAGGCAGTGATCACGGTCCCTGCGTACTTCAACGACGCGCAGCGCCAGGCGACCAAGGACGCCGGCCGCATCGCGGGCCTCGAAGTGCTGCGCATCATCAACGAGCCGACGGCGGCGGCGCTCGCTTACGGCCTTGAGAAGAACGACGGCAAGACGATCGCAGTCTATGACCTTGGCGGCGGCACGTTCGACGTGTCGGTGCTGGAAATCGGCGACGGCGTGTTCGAAGTGAAGGCGACCAACGGCGACACCTTCCTGGGCGGCGAGGATTTCGACGCCAAGCTGGTGCAGTTCCTGGCGGAGGATTTCCGCAAGGCCGAGGGCATCGACCTGACCAAGGACAAGCTGGCGCTCCAGCGGCTGAAGGAAGCCGCGGAAAAGGCCAAGATCGAGCTGTCGAGCGCGCAGACCACCGAAGTGAACCTGCCCTTCATCACCGCCGACGCCAATGGGCCGAAGCATCTGGTGAAGACGATCAACCGCGCCGAGCTGGAGCGGCTGGTCGAGGACCTGATCCAGCGCACGCTGGAGCCGTGCCGCAAGGCGCTGGCGGATGCGGGCGTCAAGTCGGCGGCGATCGACGAAGTCGTGCTGGTCGGCGGCATGACGCGCATGCCGCGCGTCCGCCAGATCGTGAAGGACTTCTTCGGCAAGGAGCCGCACACCGGCGTCAATCCCGATGAAGTCGTGGCGATCGGTGCGGCGGTGCAGGCCGGCGTGCTACAGGGCGACGTCAAGGACGTGCTGCTGCTCGACGTGACGCCGCTGTCGCTGGGCATCGAGACGCTGGGTGGCGTGTTCACCCGGATGATCGACCGCAACACGACGATCCCGACCAAGAAGTCGCAGACCTATTCGACTGCCGACGACAACCAGCAGGCTGTCACCATCCGCGTGTTCCAGGGCGAGCGCGAAATGGCGGCGGACAACAAGATGCTGGGCCAGTTCGACCTGGTCGGCATTCCGCCGGCACCGCGCGGCGTGCCGCAGATCGAAGTGACCTTCGACATCGACGCCAACGGCATCGTCAACGTGTCGGCGCGCGACAAGGGCACCGGCAAGGAACAGCAGATCCGCATCCAGGCATCGGGCGGGCTGAGCGACGCCGACATCGACCAGATGGTCCGCGATGCCGAGCAGTTCGCCGAGGACGACAAGAAGCGCCGTGCGGCAGCCGAGGCGAAGAACAACGCCGAGAGCCTGATCCACACGACCGAGCGCCAGCTTGCCGAAAATGGCGACAAGGTGGACGAGAGCCTCAAGACCGAAATCCAGGCGGCAGTCGATGCGGCCAAGGCTGCGGTCGAGAGCGGCGACGCTGACGCGATGACGGCGAAGAGCCAGGAGCTGGCGCAGGTCGCGATGAAGCTGGGCCAGGCGATCTACGAGAAGCAGTCCGCCGCCGAGGCTTCGCCGGGTGCGCAGGGTGCCGCCGCTGGCGGTGCCGATGCGGGCGCCGAAGACGTGGTCGATGCCGAGTTCTCCGAAGTGGACGAGAACAAGGCGTAA